The genomic interval TTTGTCCCCTTTTCTTGTTTCTTAACTCTCTTGCCCTGTCCCCGCCTTCTGTCCCCGCCTTCTGTCCCCGCCTTCTGTCCACTCCTCAGGAAAGGTCGCGGTTGTGTCCGGTCCCGGATTTCTCGCCCGCACGAGAGCCCGTCACTCGCCCGCGGTCCCCGTCGTCCTCGACGACGACGCCACACTTCACGCCATGGGTTACCCGCGAAAACTGACCCGCCGCTTCCGGGCCTTCGACAATTTCGCGATTTCCTTCACCATCATCAACATCATCTCCGGCATCTTCTCCTCGTTCGGCTTCGGAATGGGCGCCGGCGGCCCGCGCGTCCTCGTCTTCGGCTGGATCGGCGTCTCGGTGATGGTGCTCTTCGTCGGCGCCGCGATGGCCGAGATCGCCTCCGCCTACCCGACCAGCGGCGCCCTCTACTTCTCCGCCGGCAAGCTCGCCAAGCGGCACCGCGGCGCCTGGTCCTGGTACACGGGCTGGCTGAACTTCGTCGGCCAGGTCGGCGGCACGGCCGCGACCAACTACGCCGCCGCCACCTTCATCCAGGCCTTCATCGCCATGCAGTGGCCCTCCTACCACCCGGACCCGCGGCACGCCGTCGGCATCACCGCCGTGATCCTCGTCCTCCAGGCGCTGGCCAACACCTATACGGTGCAGCTGGTCGCCATAGTGAACCGGATATCCGTGTGGTGGCTGCTGATCGGCATGGTGGTGATCGTCGCCGCCCTGACCGTGATTCCCGACCAGCACCAGTCGGCGTCCTTCGTCACCCATTTCGTCAACAACACCGGCTTCACCAACGGCATCTACGGCGGAATGCTGGGCCTGCTCGTCACCAGCTGGACCTTCACCGGGTTCGACGGCAGCTTCCACATGTCCGAGGAGACCGTGAAGGCGACCGTCAACGCCCCCCGGGGCATCATGCGGGCCATCGCCTGCTCCGCGCTCGCCGGCCTCATCCTCATGCTCGCCCTCGTCTACGCGATCCGCGACTACGCCCAGGAGGCGGCCGCCTCGGCGCCGCCGGTGCAGATCCTCGTCGACGCGCTCGGCGCCGGCACCGCCAAGCTGCTCCTGCTGATCGTGATCGGCGCCATGCTGTTCTGCGGCCTGGCCAACATGACCAGCAACACCCGGCAGATCTTCGCCTTCTCCCGGGACGGCGCCATGCCCGGCTCCCGCTGGTGGCACTCGGTCTCCCCGCGCACCCGCACCCCCGTCAAGGCCGTGTGGCTCGCCGCCGCCTGCCCCCTGGTGCTGGTCCTGCCCGGCTGGTGGTCCCACACCGCCTTCACCGCCGTCGTCAGCGTCAACGTCGTCGGGCTCTTCCTCGCCTACGGCGTGCCCATCTTCCTGCGCCTGCGGCTGGACGACTTCCAGCCCGGCCCCTGGAACCTCGGCCGCTACGGCAAGCTCGTCGCGGGCATCGCCGTGACCTGGATCGTCATCAGCAACGTGCTGTTCATGCTGCCCCAGGCCTCCCCGATCACCGCCACCTCCTTCAACTACGCGCCGATCGCCCTGGGCGTCGTCCTGTTCATCGCCACGGTGTGGTGGTTCGCCAGCGCCCGGCACCGCTTCCAGGGGCCCGTCAGCTACGGCCGCCCCGACGAGGTGGCCGCCATGGACCTCATCTGAGCCCCGGCGGAAGCCCGACCGACCCGGTCGCCGCGCACGGCCCAGGCCGTGCGCGGCGGACCGCACCGCACCCGAAACCTGTGTGAAGGGACGAACGGAACACTATGAACCCCCTCGACGCGCTCACCGTCACCCGCGCCTCGCTGGACGACTGGCACCACGTGGCGGAGTGGGCCGCAGAAGAGGGGTGGAACCCCGGCTCCGGCGACACCGCCTGCTTCCACCCCACCGACCCCGCCGGGTTCTTCCTCGGCCGCATCGACGACAAGCCGGTCTCGGCGCTCTCGATCGTCACCTACTCGCCGCGGTACGCGTTTCTCGGCTACTACCTCGTCCACCCCGGACACCGGCGCAAGGGGCTGGGCCTGGCCACCTGGCGCGCGGCCTTCCCGCACGCCGGGGACCGCACGGTCGGCCTGGACGCCGTGCCCGCGCAGCAGGCGACGTACCGGCGCTCCGGCTTCGTCACCGCCCACGACACGATCCGCTACTCCGGCCGCCCCGAGCGGACCGGCGCCCCGACGGCGCCCGGCGTCGTGCCCGTCACCCCCGCCCACCTCGACGCGATCGCCGCCTACGACCAGGAGTGCTTCCCCGCCGACCGGCGCGCCTTCCTCACCCGCTGGCTCAGCGCGCCCGGCCACACGGCCTACGCCTACCTGCGCGACGGTGAGATCGCCGGATACGGCGTGATCCGCCCCGCGCGCAGCGGGCACCGCGTCGGGCCGCTGTTCGCCGACACGGCGGAGGGGGCGGAGGCGCTGTTCGACGCGCTCGTGGGGGCGGTGGGGGCGGACGAGGAGGTGTGCGTGGACGTGCCGGAGCCGCATGGGGCGGGGCATGCGCTGGTTCTGGGGCGGGGGTTGAAGGCGAGTTCGCACACGGTGCGGATGTATACGGGGGCGGTGCGGGAGGTTCGGGCGGAGCGGGGGTTCGGGGTGACGAGTCTGGAGCTGGGGTAGGGGGCGGGGCAGCGGGGGACGGGTGCCGCTGCGCGGGGCTTTTCCCCAGCCCCGCCCCTTCCCGAACCGGGGCTCCGCCCCGGACCCCGGTCCTCAAGCTCCCCCAGCTACCGCTGGGAGGTGCCCCCAGACGGGCTGAAAATCAGCCCGTCCGGCGCTTGAGGACACCGCGCGTCAGCGCGGAACCGGGGGCCCGGGGGCGAAGCCCCCGGTTACGGGAAGGGGCGGGGTGGGGAACAAGCCCGCCGCAGGCGCCCCGCCCTCAGGACGTCGTCGGCAGCCCGTCACGGACCTGCCGCGCCGCCGCCACCAGGTTCTCCAAGGACTCCCGCACCTCCGGCCACCCCCGCGTCTTCAGGCCGCAGTCCGGGTTCACCCACAGCCGCTCCGCCGGGATGGCCTCCAGGCCCTTGCGCAGCAGGGCCGCCGCCTCCGCCGTGCCGGGGACGCGGGGCGAGTGGATGTCGTAGACGCCCGGGCCGACCTCGCGCGGGTAGCCGGCCGTGGCGAGTTCGCCGGCGACCTGCATGTGGGAGCGGGCGGCCTCCAGGCTGATGACGTCGGCGTCGAGGTCGTCGATGGCCTGGAGGATGTCGCCGAACTCCGCGTAGCACATGTGGGTGTGGATCTGGACGTCCGGGCCGACGCCGGACGTGCTCAGGCGGAAGGCCTCCGTGGCCCAGGCCAGGTACGCGGCGTGGTCCGCCGAGCGCAGCGGCAGCGTCTCGCGCAGCGCCGGCTCGTCGACCTGGATCACCGGGCTGCCCGCGGCCGCGAGGTCGCCGACCTCGTCCCGCAGGGCGAGCGCGACCTGGCGGGCGGTCTCGCCGAGCGGCTGGTCGTCGCGGACGAAGGACCAGGCGAGCATGGTGACGGGCCCGGTGAGCATGCCCTTCACGGGGCGGTCGGTCAGCGACTGGGCGAAGGACGTCCAGCGCACGGTCATCGGCTCCGGGCGGGAGATGTCCCCGGCGAGGATCGGCGGCCGGACGTAGCGGGTGCCGTACGACTGGACCCAGCCGTGCTGGGTGGCGAGGTAGCCGGTGAGCCGCTCGGCGAAGTACTGCACCATGTCGTTGCGCTCGGGCTCGCCGTGCACCAGGACGTCGATGCCGGTCTTCTCCTGGAAGGAGACGACCTCACGGATCTCGTCCTCGATCCGGCGCTCGTACGCGGCAGTGTCGATCCGGCCGGCCCGCAGACCGGCGCGGGCGGCGCGCAGCTCGCCCGTCTGCGGGAAGGAGCCGATCGTGGTCGTGGGCAGCAGCGGCAGGCCGAGACGGGCGCGCTGGGCGGCGGCCCGCTCGGCGTACGGCAGGGAGCGCCGGGCGTCGGCGTCGGTCACCGCGGCGGTGCGGGCCCGCACCGCCGGGTCGTGGGTGAGCGCGGAACCGGCCCGGGAGGCCAGGTCGGCGCGGTTGGCGGCGAGTTCCGCCGCGATGGCGCCGGTGCCCTTGGCGAGGCCCCGGGCCAGGGTGACGATCTCCGCGGTCTTCTGCCGGGCGAAGGCCAGCCAGCGGGCGATCTGGGGGTCGACGTCGCGCTCGGCGGCGGCGTCCAGGGGGACGTGCAGCAGCGAGCAGGAGGCCGCGACGTCCACCCGGCCGGCGAGGCCGAGGAGCGTGGCGAGGGTGGCGAGGGACGCCGTGAGGTCGTTGATCCAGACGTTGCGGCCGTCGACGACGCCCGCGACGAGCCGCTTGCCGGGCAGACCGCCGGCCGCCGCGAGGTCGTCGAGGTTGGCGGCGGCGGGGCCGGTCAGGTCGAGGGCGAGCCCCTCGACCGGCGCCTTGGCCAGCACCGGCAGGGCCGCGCCGAGCCGGTCGAAGTAGGAGGCGACCAGGAGCTTCGGCCGGTCGGTGAGCCCGCCCAGGTCCCGGTAGGCGCGCGCGGTGGCGTTGAGCTCGGCCGGGGTGCGGTCCTGGACGAGCGCCGGCTCGTCCAGCTGGACCCACTCCGCGCCGGCGGCCCGCAGGTCGGCGAGCACCTCGGCGTAGACGGGCAGCAGCCGGTCCAGGAGCGTCAGCGGGTCGAAGCCGGCCGCGACGCCCGGCGCGGGCTTGGCCAGCAGGAGGTAGGTGACCGGACCGACGAGGACGGGGCGCGCGGTCAGGCCCAGGGCGGCGGCCTCCGCGAACTCGGCGACCTGCCGGGTGGAGTCGGCCGTGAAGACGGTGTCCGGGCCCAGTTCGGGGACGAGGTAGTGGTAGTTGGTGTCGAACCACTTGGTCATCTCCAGCGGCGCCACGTCCTGGGTGCCGCGGGCCATCGCGAAGTAGCCGTCCAGGGCGTCCGCCTCGACGGCGGCGCGGTGCCGGGCGGGGATCGCGCCCACCATGACGCTGGTGTCCAGGACGTGGTCGTAGTACGAGAAGTCGCCGGTCGGCACCTCGTCGACGCCGGCCTCGGCGAGCCGGCGCCAGGCCGTGGCGCGCAACCCGGCTGCCGTACGGCGCAGTTCGGCGGCGTCGACACGGCCTTTCCAATAACCTTCGACGGCCTTCTTCAGTTCCCGGTTCTGGCCCTGGCGGGGGTAGCCGTACACGGTGGCCCGTGCTGCCGCGGCTGCGGACTTGCTGGTCACGGAACTCTCCTTCGCGAGCTTCTTCCGATACGACCCCGGGGACGGGGTGAGGGCGCGAAGGGACGGCGAACCGGGCGGGACCACGACGACGGAGGGAAACCGCCGTGTGCGACCGCCTGATATGTGCGCCGACCCGCCCTCGAGGTCACCGGGATCTCCGCGCGCGTCCGTGCGCGCGGGCAGTGGCAGGTCTTCGGACTCGCGGGCACGTCTCGTGGGACACGAGGCTCCTACTGGCCGTCGCTTCCCGGCCCTCGTCGGGCCAGTGCTGATGACGGCGGTCGTTCCCGCTCACCGCTGCGGGGCAGTCCCGGATTCCCACCGGGTTCCCTCTTGCGACGCGCCTGCCTGGCGGGCAGGGCGAACCAGCTGCACCGTCAGCCTAGGCGCTGGGCCCGGCCCCTGACAGCCCCGTCCACCCACCGGATGGTGATCTGGGACACGTGGCGGGCCGCCGGCGCGGGCCGGAAGGCGGCGGCGGCCGCCGACCCGGCGCCGCCGCCCCCCGGCGGTGACCCGGGCCCCTCAGCCCGGGTCAGTCTCTGTCGTACCGGTGGAACCCCCGGCCCGACTTCCGTCCGAGCAGCCCGGCCTCGACCATCCGCCGGAGCAGCGGCGGCGGGGCGTACAGGGGCTCCTTGAACTCGTCGTAGAGGGACTGGGCGATGGCGGCGACCGTGTCGAGGCCGATGAGATCGGCCAGTCTGAGCGGCCCCATCGGGTGCGCACAGCCCAGCTCCATGCCCTCGTCGACGTCCGTGGCGGACGCGAAGCCGGACTCCGCCATCCGCACGGCCGCCAGGAGGTAGGGGATGAGCAGCGCGTTGACGACGAACCCGGCCCGGTCCTGGGACCGGATCGCCGTCTTGCCCAGGGTCGCGGTCGCGAACTCCTCGGCCAGGGCGGCCGCCTCGGCGCTCGTGTGCAGCGAGGTGACGATCTCCACCAGCGGCATCACGGGCACCGGGTTGAAGAAGTGCAGGCCCAGCACCCGGTCGGCGCGCCGGGTCGCCGTGCCGAGCCGCATCACGGGGATCGAGGAGGTGTTGGAGGCGAGCACCGCCGCCGGATCCTCGACGATCTTGTCGAGGGCGCCGAAGACGCGGGTCTTGGTCTCCGCGTCCTCGACGACGGCCTCGATGACGAGCTGACGGTCGGCCAGGTCGTCGAGGTCCCCGGTGAAGACCATCCGGGCCAGCGCGTCCTCGGCGGCGGACCGGTCGGTCTTGCCGCGTTCGACGGCCCGCTCCAGGGACCGGGTGACCCGTTCGCGCGCCCGCCGGGCCGCGGGGCCGTCGGCCTCGCAGAGCACGGTGTCGAGGCCGGCCCGCGCGCACACCTCGGCGATCCCGGCGCCCATCTGGCCGCCGCCGACCACCCCGGCCCTGCCGAAGCGCGCGCTCATGAGCGCACCGCCGGGCGGCGCACCAGGTGCCGGGTGTAGGCGTCGGTGGTGAAGAAGCCGGGGAGTTCGCCGGAGAGGGCCGTACGGACGAAGACGTCGCGCGCCTGCCCGGCGAGGGCCCGTGGGTCGTCCGCCGCCAGCGCCGCCGTCTCCTCGTCGAGCACCGTGAGCACCTCCGCGCGGTCGATCACGCCGTGCCGCAGCCACTGCCAGATCCGGCAGCGGGCGATCTCCGCGGTGGCCGCGTCCTCCATCAGCCCGTACAGCGCGACCGCGCCGCTGCCGCGCAGCCAGGCGTCGAAGTAGCGCAGCGCCACGGCGATGTCGGCACGGACGCCGGACGGGGTGGGCGGGCCGCCGGTGCGGTGCACGGCGAGCAGGTCGGCCGCCGTCACCTCCACGTCGGCGCGGGTCCGCTCGATCTGGTGCGGCCGGCCGTCGAGCACGGAGTCGAAGACCTCGCGGCAGACGGGCACCAGCCCGGGGTGGGCGACCCAGGAGCCGTCGAAGCCGTCCTCCGCCTCGCGCTCCTTGTCGAGTCTGACGGTCGCCAGCGCGGCCTCGTCGGCGCGCGCGCCCCGGCCGGGGATCTGGGCGGCCATCCCGCCGATGGCGTGCGCGCCCCGCCGGTGGCAGGTGCGGACCAGCAGCTCGGTGTACGCCCGGAGGAAGGGCGCGGTCATGGTGACGCGCGTCCGGTCGGGGAGGACGAAGTCGGGGCGGTGCGCGAAGTTCTTGATGACGCTGAAGAGGTAGTCCCAGCGCCCGGCGTTGAGGCCCGCGCTGTGCTCGCGCAGCTCGTGGAGGATCTCCTCCATCTCGAACGCCGCCGTGACGGTCTCGATCAGGACCGTGGCCCGGACGGTGCCGCGCGGGATGCCGAGGAGCCCCTGGGCGAGCAGGAAGACGTCGTTCCAGAGGCGGGCCTCCAGGTGGTTCTCCAGCTTGGGGAGGTAGAAGTACGGCCCGGAGCCCGCGTCGATCCGCCGCTGCGCGCAGTGGAAGAAGTACAGGCCGAAGTCGACGAGGGAGGCGGCCACGGGGCGCCCGTCGATCAGTAGGTGCTTCTCGGTGAGGTGCCAGCCGCGGGGGCGTACGACGAGGGTGGCGAGGCGCTCGCCGAGCCGGTACTCCTTGCCGCCGGGCGTGGTGAAGTCGATCCGCCGCCGGACGGCGTCCAGCAGGTTGAGCTGGCCGCCGATGATGTTCTCCCAGGTGGGGGAGGTGGCGTCCTCGAAGTCCGCCATCCATACCCGTGCGCCGGAGTTGAGGGCGTTGACGGTCATCCGCCGCTCGGGCGGGCCGGTGATCTCCACCCGGCGGTCGGTGAGCCCCGGCGCCGGCGGGGCCACACGCCAGTGGGGGTCGTCCCGGATGCCGGCGGTGGCCGGGACGAAGTCGAGCGTGTCGCCCATGGCGAGCAGCGCGGCCCGGTGCCGGCGCTCGGCGAGCAGTTCGGCGCGGCGGCCGGCGAAGGCGGCGTCGAGGGCGGCGAGGAAGTCGAGGGCGGCGGGGGTGAGGATCTCCTCGAAGCGGGGATCGGGGGCGGCCAGCACCTGGACGCGGTGGGTGGCTGTGGTCATGGTGTCTCCTGGGGAGCGGTGCGGGCCACCGGTGGGGGTGCCGCCCCGGCGCCGGGGTCCTCGCGCGTCCCCGGACGGGCCGGAAGCGGTCGCCCGGGCCTTCCGGCCTTGCGGCGGAGGGCCGGTCCGGCCGGATTCCGGCCCGTCCGGGGAAGGTGTGCGAGGGCGGCGCGCGGTGGCGCGGCGAGGTGCCCGGGGCGAAGTCCCCCGCCACGTGGCGGAGCCGCACCTCGATGCAGGGGGAGCAGGGGGAACAGAGGGGGGAGGGGCGGAGAACCGCCCGCCGTGACCGGGGCCTAGTGGAACTGCTCCTCCTCCGTGGAGCCGCGCAGCGCGACCGTCTCGGCCGCCGGGTTCAGCGCCGTCGACACCAGGTCGAAGTAGCCCGTGCCCACCTCGCGCTGGTGCTTGACGGCGGTGAAGCCGTGCTTCTGCGCCGCGAACTCCCGCTCCTGGAGGTCGACGTACGCGGTCATGCCGTGCTCGGCGTAGCCGCGGGCGAGGTCGAACATCGCGTGGTTGAGGGAGTGGAAGCCGGCCAGGGTGATGAACTGGAAGCGATAGCCCATCGCGCCCAGTTCGCGCTGGAACTTGGCGATTTGGTCGTCGTCGAGCGCGGCGCGCCAGTTGAAGGACGGCGAGCAGTTGTAGGCCAGCATCTTGCCGGGGTGCTCGGCGTGGATCGCCTCGGCGAACTCGCGGGCCTGGGCGAGGTCCGGGGTGCCGGTCTCCACCCAGATGAGGTCGGCGTACCGGGCGTAGGCCAGGCCGCGGGCGATGACCGGGGCCATGCCGTTCTCGACCCGGTAGAAGCCCTCGGCGGTGCGCTCGCCGGTGCAGAAGCGGGCGTCGCGCTCGTCGACGTCGCTGGTGAGGAGGTTGGCCGCGAGCGCGTCGGTGCGGGCCACGACGACGGTGGGCACGTCGGCGATGTCGGCGGCGAGGCGGGCGGCGTTGAGGGTGCGGATGTGCTGGGAGGTGGGGACGAGGACCTTGCCGCCGAGGTGGCCGCACTTCTTCTCGGAGGCGAGCTGGTCCTCGTAGTGGATGCCGGCCGCACCGGCGGCGATCATGGCCTTGGTGAGCTCGAAGACGTTGAGCGGGCCGCCGAAGCCGGCCTCGGCGTCGGCGACGATCGGCGCGAGCCAGTCGACGGCGTCGCCGGTGCCCTCGGCGGTGGCTATCTGGTCGGCGCGCAGCAGGGCGTTGTTGATCCGGCGGACCACGGTGGGCACCGAGTTGACCGGATAGAGGCTCTGGTCGGGGTAGGTGTGCCCGGCCTGGTTGGCGTCGGCGGCGACCTGCCAGCCGGACAGGTAGATTGCCTGGAGCCCGGCCTTGACCTGCTGGACGGCCTGGCCGCCGGTGAGCGCGCCCAGGGCGTGGACGTAGTCGCGCTCGTGCAGCTGCCGCCACAGCCGCTCGGCGCCGCGCCGGGCGAGGGTGTGCTCCTCGCGCACGCTGCCGGACAGCCGGACGACGTCCTCGGCGCCGTACGTCCGCTCGACGCCCGCCCAGCGGGGGTCCGTCGCCCACCGTCCTGCGAGTTCCTCGGCCGTCGTCTTCCCTGACTGCGTCATGACGTCTCCCGGTTCCGCGTGTGAGAACTCTGCTCGGCGCCGACACTGCGGGCCGCACAACGACTCTGACAGCGGCACTGAGTGCCAACAACCGTGGATCCTTGCCAAGTTCCGCGAAACTTCGCCGCCCGTTCGGCCAATGTTGCGAAGGCCGCGCCGCGCGCCTTGCGAAGGTCCCGCGCGGGACGCGCCGGCCGGGAGCCCTGGACTTAGTAGGACGTCCAACTATATGTTCGTGACCAGAGCCCGCGGTGCAGGGAAGCCGGTGTGAATCCGGCACGGTCCCGCCACTGTGACCGGGGAGTGCGCCGCCGTACACACGCCACTGACGAGCGAGAAGTCGGGAAGGCGGGCGGGTGATGGTCGGGGGGTCAGAATACCGACGAGAGGCGTTCCGTGTTGTCCACGAGGGTGACTCCTCCATCCCTTGAACAGGGTGGCTTCTCGCTATGCCCTTGGGCGTCGCGACGGACCAGCCCGGCCCGTAGGACATTGAGAGCACCCACTGTGTCAGCGTGCGCGGTGTGCCCGCAGTTGACGCAGCGGAACTCCTTCTGCGTGGGCCGGTTTTCCGCTGCGGTGTGCCCACACTCGGGACACCTTCGGGAGGTGTTGCGGGGGTCCACCGCTATCACTTCCCGTCCGGCACTTTCAGCCTTGGCGTGCAGGATCGCGAGGAACACCCCCCAACCGGCATCGGCTATGGACCGGTTGAGCCCGGCCTTCGAGGTGGCTCCGTTGGGTAAGTACCGGCCCTTGTTATCCGGCCTGGGGGAGGGAGCCTTGCACATGTTGCGGACCTTGAGACCTTCATGTGCGATCACGTCATGTTCGAGGACCAGAGCCAAAGCGGTCTTGTGTGCGTGGTCCAGTCGCTGGCGCCGTACCTTGCGATGTAAAGCAGCGACCTTGGCTACGGCCTTGCGGCGGCGTTTGCTGCCCCGCTTGCATCGGCCGAGTGCTCGCTGTGCTTCCTTGAGATCGGCAGCGGCTCTCTGCCCGTACCGGGGGTTGGCAACGAATCCACCATTGGAATCAGCGAGGAAGTTGACTATGCCCATGTCGATGCCGATCACCGAGCCAGTGAGCCCTTTCAGCGTGGCCACTGATCGGGTGAGGGCGGTGGCGTCCGCAACACACGAGGCTCCCGTGCCGTTGAGGGAGGTGTTCGAAGTCTCAACCCACCGGCACAGGAGCCTCGTTGGTTCCCTATCCTGCCGCACTCGACCTGCCTCATGCCTTGGTCGAGTGGGTAACCATGCTCATCGTCACCCGCGAGGGTGACCGCCGCTGCAAACTTCCACCGCACCAGCGTGCCCTGGTGGGGCTGGCGTACCTGCGCCGGCACGACACCCTCACCCAGCTCGCCGCCGGTTTCGGCATCGCAGTCGGCACTGCCCACGCCTACACCGCAGCAGTCGTCGGGCTACTCGCCGACCGCGCGCCCGGGCTGCTGCGCGCCCTGCGCGAAGCCGACCCCGACTACGTCCTGCTCGACGGCACTCTCGCGGAGTGCGACCGGGTCGGCGACAGCCGAGCCGACTACTCCCACAAGCACCGACGGCACGGAGTCAACGTGCAGGTCGTGACCGACCCGGCGGGGAGGCTGCTGTGGATCTCGCCCGCACTGCCTGGCCGCGCCCACGACCTGACCGCCGCCCGCACCCACCGGATCATCCGGATCTGCGAACGCCAGGGCATCCCAGTACTCGCCGACCGCGCCTACCTGGGCGCCGGCCCATGGGTGACAACACCCGTCCGGCGACCGCCGGGCGGCGACCTGTCACCGACCCAGCAGACCGTCAACCGCACGCTCTCCGCAGCACGGGCACCAGTCGAGCGGGGCGTGGCCCGCCTGAAGTCCTGGCGGATCTTCCGCAAGGCCCGGTACAGCCCGAATCGAATGTCGGCAATCGCCGCAGCCGTCCTCACCCTGGAGCGGCAACGCTGAAAGGGCTCAGTGAACGGGAGCGGATCCGGCGTGGCCTGCTCCGCGGTCAGAACCACGTACCAGCGGCGGCCCTCACGCTTGACGCTGACGGTCTTGACCCTGCCTGCAACAGGACGGTGCTGATGCACGCGGATGTGCCCGATTCCCTGGAACCGGACCCTGGTCACCGGGGCTTGCGGAGTGGAATCCCACCGGCACCCGTCCCCGTCCCTGGGGAACTCGACCGTGTCGAAATGCCCCGCACCCTTGAAGCGTGGGAACCCAGGCTTCTCGCCGGTCTTCACCCGGCGGAAGAACGCCGTGAATGCCTTGTCCAACCGTCGCAATGTCGCCTGCTGCGACGAGAACGACCAGCGGCCCTGACGCTCCTGGTCAAACGCCTGGATCTCTTTGAGCTGTGCGGACTGGTGGCCATATCGGATCCGGGTCCTCGAGTTGTGCTTGTAGGCATCCCGGCGCTCCAGCAGCGCGCCGTTGTACAGCGAGCAATGATCCCGCAGCATTCCGGCGAGCGCGCCTTCCTGCCGGACGGTGGGTCGCAGGAGGAACTTGTACGCACGGATCACCCGGCCCCACCCCCCTTCAGTCCGGACCGACATGACCATTCTGCGTCCGCTGGGCATGGCCGCGCTGGGAATGGCGCTTTCGCCGGCACCTGGCCACCGCACCATCTACAATCCGCGCGCGCCTGCTGCCCGAAGCGGGAAGACGTCATTGGGCGGTCGCGCACGGAAGTTCCTTGCCCGGCTTCCGCTTTCACCGCCCGGCGCGTCGACACCGGCATGATCGGCGTCAACGTCCCCATCCCGGTGCCGGTCGCCTACCACACCTTCGGCGGCTGGAAGCGGTCCGGCTTCGGCGACCTCAACCAGCACGGCCCCGACTCCATCCGCTTCTACACCCGCACCAAGACCGTCACCTCGCGCTGGCCCTCCGGGGTCAAGGAGGGCGCGAGCTTCACCCTTCCGACGATGGGATGACGGCCGTGACCACCCTGCTCACCGAGGACCAGACCGCGCTCGTCGACACCACGCTCGACTTCGCCCGCGAACACCTCGCCCCGCACGCCGTGGCCTGGGACCAGGAGAAGCACTTCCCCTCGACGTCCTGCGCAAGGGCGCGGAACTCGGCCTCGGCGGCCTCTACGTACGGGAGGACGAGGGCGGCTCCGGGCTGACCCGCTCCGACGGCGTCCTCGTCCTCGCCGCCCTCGCCACCGGCTGCCCCTCCCTCGCCGGCTACTTCTCCATCCACAACATGGTCGCCTGGATGATCGACCGGTACGGCGACGCCGCCCAGCGCGCCCGCTGGCTGCCCGGCCTGTGCTCGATGGAGTCCCTGGGCAGCTACTGCCTCACCGAGCCCGGCGCCGGCTCCGACGCCGCCGCCCTGCGCACCCGCGCCGAGCGCGACGGCGACCACTACGTCCTCACCGGCGTCAAACAGTTCATCTCCGGGGCCGGCGCCTCCCGGGTGTATCTCGTCATGGCCCGCACCGGCGGCGACGGACCCGGCGGGATCTCCGCCTTCGTCGTCGAACGGGACGACCCCGGCCTGTCCTTCGGACCCGACGAGAAGAAGATGGGCTGGAACGCCCAGCCCACCCGCCAGGTGGTCCTGGACGGCGTCCGCGTCCCGGCCGGCCGCCGGCTCGGCGCCGAGGGCGACGGCTTCCGCATCGCCATGAGCGGCCTCAACGGCGGCCGGCTCGGCATCGCCGCCTGCTCGCTCGGCGG from Streptomyces albireticuli carries:
- a CDS encoding amino acid permease; this encodes MGYPRKLTRRFRAFDNFAISFTIINIISGIFSSFGFGMGAGGPRVLVFGWIGVSVMVLFVGAAMAEIASAYPTSGALYFSAGKLAKRHRGAWSWYTGWLNFVGQVGGTAATNYAAATFIQAFIAMQWPSYHPDPRHAVGITAVILVLQALANTYTVQLVAIVNRISVWWLLIGMVVIVAALTVIPDQHQSASFVTHFVNNTGFTNGIYGGMLGLLVTSWTFTGFDGSFHMSEETVKATVNAPRGIMRAIACSALAGLILMLALVYAIRDYAQEAAASAPPVQILVDALGAGTAKLLLLIVIGAMLFCGLANMTSNTRQIFAFSRDGAMPGSRWWHSVSPRTRTPVKAVWLAAACPLVLVLPGWWSHTAFTAVVSVNVVGLFLAYGVPIFLRLRLDDFQPGPWNLGRYGKLVAGIAVTWIVISNVLFMLPQASPITATSFNYAPIALGVVLFIATVWWFASARHRFQGPVSYGRPDEVAAMDLI
- a CDS encoding GNAT family N-acetyltransferase, with protein sequence MNPLDALTVTRASLDDWHHVAEWAAEEGWNPGSGDTACFHPTDPAGFFLGRIDDKPVSALSIVTYSPRYAFLGYYLVHPGHRRKGLGLATWRAAFPHAGDRTVGLDAVPAQQATYRRSGFVTAHDTIRYSGRPERTGAPTAPGVVPVTPAHLDAIAAYDQECFPADRRAFLTRWLSAPGHTAYAYLRDGEIAGYGVIRPARSGHRVGPLFADTAEGAEALFDALVGAVGADEEVCVDVPEPHGAGHALVLGRGLKASSHTVRMYTGAVREVRAERGFGVTSLELG
- the metE gene encoding 5-methyltetrahydropteroyltriglutamate--homocysteine S-methyltransferase — protein: MTSKSAAAAARATVYGYPRQGQNRELKKAVEGYWKGRVDAAELRRTAAGLRATAWRRLAEAGVDEVPTGDFSYYDHVLDTSVMVGAIPARHRAAVEADALDGYFAMARGTQDVAPLEMTKWFDTNYHYLVPELGPDTVFTADSTRQVAEFAEAAALGLTARPVLVGPVTYLLLAKPAPGVAAGFDPLTLLDRLLPVYAEVLADLRAAGAEWVQLDEPALVQDRTPAELNATARAYRDLGGLTDRPKLLVASYFDRLGAALPVLAKAPVEGLALDLTGPAAANLDDLAAAGGLPGKRLVAGVVDGRNVWINDLTASLATLATLLGLAGRVDVAASCSLLHVPLDAAAERDVDPQIARWLAFARQKTAEIVTLARGLAKGTGAIAAELAANRADLASRAGSALTHDPAVRARTAAVTDADARRSLPYAERAAAQRARLGLPLLPTTTIGSFPQTGELRAARAGLRAGRIDTAAYERRIEDEIREVVSFQEKTGIDVLVHGEPERNDMVQYFAERLTGYLATQHGWVQSYGTRYVRPPILAGDISRPEPMTVRWTSFAQSLTDRPVKGMLTGPVTMLAWSFVRDDQPLGETARQVALALRDEVGDLAAAGSPVIQVDEPALRETLPLRSADHAAYLAWATEAFRLSTSGVGPDVQIHTHMCYAEFGDILQAIDDLDADVISLEAARSHMQVAGELATAGYPREVGPGVYDIHSPRVPGTAEAAALLRKGLEAIPAERLWVNPDCGLKTRGWPEVRESLENLVAAARQVRDGLPTTS
- a CDS encoding 3-hydroxybutyryl-CoA dehydrogenase, which translates into the protein MSARFGRAGVVGGGQMGAGIAEVCARAGLDTVLCEADGPAARRARERVTRSLERAVERGKTDRSAAEDALARMVFTGDLDDLADRQLVIEAVVEDAETKTRVFGALDKIVEDPAAVLASNTSSIPVMRLGTATRRADRVLGLHFFNPVPVMPLVEIVTSLHTSAEAAALAEEFATATLGKTAIRSQDRAGFVVNALLIPYLLAAVRMAESGFASATDVDEGMELGCAHPMGPLRLADLIGLDTVAAIAQSLYDEFKEPLYAPPPLLRRMVEAGLLGRKSGRGFHRYDRD
- the aceB gene encoding malate synthase A, with translation MTTATHRVQVLAAPDPRFEEILTPAALDFLAALDAAFAGRRAELLAERRHRAALLAMGDTLDFVPATAGIRDDPHWRVAPPAPGLTDRRVEITGPPERRMTVNALNSGARVWMADFEDATSPTWENIIGGQLNLLDAVRRRIDFTTPGGKEYRLGERLATLVVRPRGWHLTEKHLLIDGRPVAASLVDFGLYFFHCAQRRIDAGSGPYFYLPKLENHLEARLWNDVFLLAQGLLGIPRGTVRATVLIETVTAAFEMEEILHELREHSAGLNAGRWDYLFSVIKNFAHRPDFVLPDRTRVTMTAPFLRAYTELLVRTCHRRGAHAIGGMAAQIPGRGARADEAALATVRLDKEREAEDGFDGSWVAHPGLVPVCREVFDSVLDGRPHQIERTRADVEVTAADLLAVHRTGGPPTPSGVRADIAVALRYFDAWLRGSGAVALYGLMEDAATAEIARCRIWQWLRHGVIDRAEVLTVLDEETAALAADDPRALAGQARDVFVRTALSGELPGFFTTDAYTRHLVRRPAVRS